Proteins encoded by one window of Mycolicibacterium cosmeticum:
- a CDS encoding SDR family oxidoreductase, with product MTENITALVTGANRGLGKQLATELVARGAKVYAAARRPETVDLPGVIPVQLDITDPESVRRAADIASDVTVLVNNAGVSTRANLLTGPIDDVRLEMETHYFGTLNVIRAFAPIIERNGGGAILNVLSVLSWAHPPTSGAYASAKAAAWALTDAVRTELAPRGVTVSALHVGYMDTDMVSYVPADQKIDPAVVARQAVAGLLAGEPEILADEITRNTKAALSNSPGEPAAG from the coding sequence ATGACTGAGAACATCACGGCGCTGGTGACCGGCGCCAACCGCGGGCTCGGCAAGCAGCTCGCCACCGAATTGGTCGCGCGGGGAGCGAAAGTGTATGCCGCCGCGCGGCGCCCGGAAACCGTCGATCTGCCCGGTGTCATCCCGGTGCAGCTGGACATCACCGACCCCGAGTCGGTGCGGCGGGCCGCCGACATCGCCTCCGATGTCACCGTGCTGGTGAACAACGCCGGGGTGTCCACCCGGGCCAACCTGCTGACCGGTCCCATCGACGACGTCCGGCTGGAAATGGAGACGCACTACTTCGGCACGCTGAACGTCATCCGGGCCTTCGCGCCCATCATCGAACGCAACGGGGGCGGCGCGATCCTCAACGTGCTGTCGGTGCTGTCGTGGGCGCACCCGCCGACCTCGGGGGCGTATGCCTCGGCGAAGGCCGCCGCCTGGGCGCTCACCGACGCCGTGCGCACCGAACTGGCGCCGCGCGGGGTGACCGTATCGGCGCTGCACGTCGGATACATGGACACCGACATGGTCAGCTACGTCCCGGCCGACCAGAAGATCGATCCCGCGGTGGTGGCGCGGCAGGCCGTGGCCGGGCTGCTGGCCGGCGAGCCGGAGATTCTGGCCGACGAGATCACGCGCAATACCAAGGCGGCGCTGTCCAACTCACCTGGCGAGCCGGCTGCGGGGTGA
- a CDS encoding LysR family transcriptional regulator, with the protein MELRQLRYFVTVAEELNFGRAAERLRIAGPSLSQQIKALERDLKVQLFDRDRRSVALTPAGAALVADARALIDQADALRRRATGLAVSDPVRIGCVNWCPTDWAERAAGVAQLRVDTWVMPSHTQAARVADGALDLAICWVQNDDLEELSLQASLLGVDRLAALCPGTDESPVSAKDVVVLVDTDTASWSSWNRYAERFAADTGARVMRTDDGGVTGPTFFEHVRRLGRPVLINPRGQHDQEPRGLVRRPVVGPTPLWTWSLVWRAGEDRPAVRAVIDEFTRDTGPLGVADPDTWLPAEDPHRGGGQRGQ; encoded by the coding sequence GTGGAACTGCGCCAGTTGCGGTACTTCGTCACCGTCGCCGAGGAGCTGAACTTCGGCCGCGCCGCCGAGCGGCTGCGCATCGCCGGTCCGTCGCTGTCCCAGCAGATCAAGGCGCTGGAGCGGGATCTCAAGGTGCAGCTGTTCGACCGGGACCGGCGCTCGGTGGCGCTCACCCCGGCCGGCGCGGCGCTGGTGGCCGATGCCCGGGCGCTGATCGACCAGGCCGACGCATTACGAAGGCGCGCAACCGGATTGGCGGTGTCGGACCCGGTGCGCATCGGCTGCGTGAACTGGTGCCCCACCGATTGGGCCGAGCGTGCGGCCGGTGTGGCGCAACTGCGGGTGGACACCTGGGTGATGCCGTCGCACACCCAGGCCGCGCGAGTGGCCGACGGGGCGCTGGACCTGGCGATCTGCTGGGTGCAGAACGACGACCTCGAGGAGCTGTCGTTGCAGGCCAGCCTGCTCGGGGTGGACCGGCTGGCCGCCCTGTGTCCGGGCACCGACGAATCCCCGGTCTCCGCCAAAGACGTTGTCGTGCTGGTGGATACGGATACCGCCAGCTGGTCGTCGTGGAACCGCTACGCCGAGCGGTTCGCCGCCGACACCGGGGCCCGGGTGATGCGCACCGACGACGGCGGTGTCACCGGACCGACGTTCTTCGAACATGTCCGCCGGCTGGGCCGTCCCGTGCTGATCAATCCGCGCGGCCAGCACGACCAGGAGCCGCGCGGCCTGGTGCGGCGGCCGGTGGTCGGTCCCACACCGCTGTGGACGTGGTCACTGGTGTGGCGGGCCGGTGAGGACCGGCCGGCCGTGCGAGCCGTCATCGACGAATTCACACGTGATACAGGCCCGCTGGGAGTGGCTGACCCGGATACCTGGCTGCCTGCCGAGGATCCACACCGCGGCGGTGGCCAGCGCGGCCAGTGA
- a CDS encoding SDR family NAD(P)-dependent oxidoreductase: MNTSPRVAVITGASQGIGEALVAGYRKLGYAVVANSRSITDSDDPMVLTVAGDIGRPGVGQQVIDAAIERFGRVDTVVNNAGIFISKPFTEYTDADYDAITGVNLRGFFELTRAALTVFKDGGHIVNISTSLVDQADKRVPAVLAALTKGGLNAATKSLAVEYAERGVRVNAVALGIIDTPMHQPETHDFLAGLHPVGRLGTLDDVVDAVLYLENAGFVTGEILHVDGGQNAGH, encoded by the coding sequence ATGAACACCTCACCCCGCGTAGCGGTCATCACCGGCGCATCCCAGGGCATCGGCGAAGCGCTGGTGGCCGGCTACCGCAAGCTCGGTTATGCCGTCGTCGCCAATTCACGCAGCATCACGGACAGCGATGATCCGATGGTGCTGACGGTGGCCGGCGACATCGGCAGGCCCGGCGTCGGCCAACAGGTGATCGACGCCGCCATCGAGCGGTTCGGCCGGGTCGACACCGTCGTCAACAATGCGGGCATCTTCATCTCCAAGCCGTTCACCGAGTACACCGACGCCGACTACGACGCCATCACGGGCGTGAACCTGCGCGGCTTCTTCGAACTGACCCGCGCGGCGCTGACGGTGTTCAAGGACGGTGGGCACATCGTGAACATCTCCACCAGCCTGGTGGACCAGGCCGACAAGCGGGTGCCCGCCGTGCTGGCCGCGCTGACCAAGGGCGGCCTGAACGCCGCCACCAAATCGCTGGCCGTCGAATACGCCGAACGCGGTGTGCGGGTGAACGCGGTGGCGCTCGGCATCATCGACACCCCGATGCACCAGCCGGAGACCCACGATTTCCTGGCCGGGTTGCACCCGGTGGGCCGGCTGGGCACGCTCGACGATGTGGTGGACGCCGTGCTGTATCTGGAGAACGCGGGATTCGTCACCGGCGAGATCCTGCACGTCGACGGTGGTCAAAATGCCGGGCACTGA
- a CDS encoding SgcJ/EcaC family oxidoreductase, translating to MPGTDHGIVRDVLDEWKAGIDAHDPARVAAVFTDDAVFQGLHPYTVGRDGVFAYYDGQPQGLTVTYRVEEVRRPADGVLLGYGRADFTRADGTMIPLMLGVVVIHTGDGWRIQQYQVSAVPS from the coding sequence ATGCCGGGCACTGATCACGGCATCGTGCGCGACGTCCTCGACGAGTGGAAGGCCGGGATCGACGCGCACGACCCGGCCCGGGTGGCCGCGGTGTTCACCGACGACGCCGTGTTCCAGGGCCTGCACCCGTACACCGTGGGCCGCGACGGGGTGTTCGCCTACTACGACGGTCAGCCGCAGGGACTGACGGTGACCTACCGGGTCGAGGAGGTCCGCCGGCCGGCCGACGGGGTGCTGCTCGGTTACGGCCGCGCCGACTTCACCCGCGCGGACGGCACCATGATCCCGCTGATGCTCGGGGTGGTGGTGATCCACACCGGCGACGGCTGGCGGATCCAGCAGTACCAGGTCAGCGCCGTGCCTAGCTGA
- a CDS encoding LLM class F420-dependent oxidoreductase, with the protein MRFGLFIPQGWRLDLVGIPTERHWPVMSELAAHADAGLWDSVWVYDHFHTVPVPTDEATHEAWSLMAALAATTGRVKLGQMCTAMSYRNPAYLAKVAATVDVISGGRTQMGIGAGWYEHEWRAYGYGFPSAGERLGRLDEGVQIMRDAWRDGRVTFDGKHYQVNDAIVAPKPLQPGGLPLWIAGGGEKVTLKIAAKYAQFTNFSSAPEDFARKSQILAEHCRTVGTDYGAIVRSANFNAVLGDSESDVKDRLARIRERQVGAADEAAVDAMLANVSSPDSATGTPEQVIERLRRLRDLGCEYAILYFLEAAYDRSGIELFEREVIPALS; encoded by the coding sequence ATGCGCTTCGGACTCTTCATCCCGCAAGGCTGGCGTCTCGATCTCGTCGGCATCCCCACCGAGCGGCATTGGCCGGTGATGAGCGAACTGGCTGCTCACGCCGATGCCGGGCTGTGGGATTCGGTGTGGGTCTATGACCATTTCCACACCGTCCCGGTGCCCACCGACGAGGCCACCCACGAGGCCTGGTCGCTGATGGCGGCGCTGGCCGCGACCACCGGCCGGGTCAAGTTGGGCCAGATGTGCACCGCCATGAGCTACCGAAATCCGGCCTACCTGGCAAAAGTCGCCGCCACCGTCGACGTGATCTCCGGCGGGCGCACCCAGATGGGTATCGGCGCCGGATGGTACGAGCACGAATGGCGGGCCTACGGCTACGGCTTCCCGTCGGCCGGCGAACGTCTGGGCCGCCTCGACGAGGGCGTACAGATCATGCGCGACGCCTGGCGCGACGGCCGGGTCACCTTCGACGGCAAGCACTACCAGGTGAACGACGCCATCGTCGCCCCGAAACCGCTGCAGCCCGGCGGGTTGCCGTTGTGGATCGCCGGCGGCGGGGAGAAGGTGACGCTGAAGATCGCGGCCAAATACGCGCAGTTCACCAACTTCAGTTCGGCCCCCGAGGACTTCGCCCGCAAATCGCAGATCCTGGCCGAGCACTGCCGCACCGTCGGCACCGACTACGGCGCCATCGTGCGGTCGGCCAACTTCAACGCCGTGCTCGGCGACTCCGAGTCGGACGTGAAAGACCGGCTGGCCCGCATCCGGGAACGCCAGGTCGGTGCGGCCGACGAGGCGGCCGTCGACGCGATGCTGGCCAATGTGTCCTCACCCGACTCGGCCACCGGCACCCCCGAGCAGGTCATCGAACGGCTCCGGCGGCTACGCGACCTCGGGTGTGAGTACGCCATCCTGTACTTCCTCGAGGCCGCGTACGACCGGTCCGGTATCGAATTGTTCGAGCGTGAGGTCATTCCCGCGCTCAGCTAG
- a CDS encoding lipase family alpha/beta hydrolase has translation MSVQHGHALPRRAVAALCTVLWALATMWMAGGVAHADDTSNAGSSASSAQSGGDAASSKTDKPGKADKTDNADKPETPGTDPKPGGTAEAEPDKPAKADKPDKTDTPKPARGSRKHTATSTAPSKATTESKADTKPGPAPATSPDESADTPRTSVKTASTAKAVTVATATADRAAVPTALKVVSPSVAPAATAAVPTPIKQATQFVRQMVGLANDLALIAVSLVNNLAAAAATAIGPKPFFGVPYNIARVVAGTTATAAKLLDGTPLDATSEGPFKVDYGVGDLLAWLNPVKPPAGANDPTIKVTPAHPLPIILLNGTTATQGVNWGVGAPVLANAGYKVYTFNYGNTTTDPNFPVQATADIRKSAQQLADEVQRVLDETGADKVILIGHSQGGGIMPSYYINNLGGAAKVSQLIGIAPSNHGTDVNGLTYVQNIPVLGPLLFRIVDLFGAAWTQQAMGSSLQQEVYGNGDTRPGVLYTTISSKFDWVVTPYTQQALDGPNVTNIVLQDLYPGYNAGHLGIVFSAPTWDAVLGALAANPEANPGATPLSATALAA, from the coding sequence ATGTCGGTGCAGCACGGTCATGCTCTGCCGCGGCGCGCAGTGGCGGCGTTGTGCACGGTGTTGTGGGCGTTGGCGACGATGTGGATGGCCGGCGGGGTGGCCCACGCCGACGACACCTCGAACGCGGGCTCGTCGGCGAGCAGTGCGCAGTCGGGCGGCGACGCCGCGTCCAGCAAGACCGACAAACCCGGCAAGGCTGACAAGACCGACAACGCCGACAAGCCGGAGACACCGGGCACCGACCCGAAGCCGGGCGGCACGGCCGAGGCCGAGCCCGACAAGCCGGCCAAGGCCGACAAACCGGACAAGACCGATACACCCAAGCCGGCCCGCGGCTCCCGCAAGCACACCGCGACGTCAACCGCACCGTCCAAGGCCACAACGGAATCGAAGGCCGACACCAAGCCCGGTCCTGCCCCGGCGACCTCACCGGACGAAAGTGCCGACACTCCACGAACTTCGGTCAAGACGGCGAGCACGGCGAAGGCCGTCACCGTCGCCACCGCGACCGCCGATCGCGCCGCGGTCCCGACCGCACTCAAGGTCGTCAGTCCGTCGGTCGCGCCGGCGGCCACCGCGGCCGTGCCCACCCCGATCAAACAGGCCACCCAATTCGTCCGGCAGATGGTGGGCCTGGCCAACGATCTGGCGCTCATCGCCGTGTCGCTGGTGAACAACCTGGCCGCCGCCGCGGCGACCGCCATCGGTCCCAAGCCGTTCTTCGGGGTGCCCTACAACATCGCCAGGGTCGTCGCCGGCACCACCGCCACCGCGGCCAAGCTGCTCGACGGCACCCCGCTGGACGCCACCAGCGAGGGACCGTTCAAGGTCGACTACGGCGTCGGTGATCTCCTGGCGTGGCTCAACCCGGTGAAACCGCCTGCGGGAGCCAATGATCCGACCATCAAGGTCACTCCGGCGCACCCGCTGCCGATCATCCTGCTCAACGGCACCACCGCCACCCAGGGCGTGAACTGGGGCGTCGGCGCGCCGGTACTGGCCAACGCCGGTTACAAGGTCTACACGTTCAACTACGGCAACACCACCACGGATCCGAACTTCCCGGTGCAGGCCACCGCCGACATCCGCAAGTCCGCACAGCAACTCGCCGACGAGGTGCAGCGGGTGCTCGACGAGACCGGCGCCGACAAGGTGATCCTGATCGGGCATTCCCAGGGCGGGGGCATCATGCCGTCGTACTACATCAACAATCTGGGCGGGGCCGCCAAGGTGTCCCAACTCATCGGGATCGCGCCGAGCAACCACGGCACCGACGTGAACGGCCTGACCTACGTGCAGAACATCCCGGTGCTGGGGCCGCTGCTGTTCCGCATCGTCGACCTGTTCGGCGCCGCCTGGACCCAGCAGGCCATGGGATCGTCGCTGCAGCAGGAGGTGTACGGGAACGGCGATACCCGGCCGGGCGTGCTGTACACGACCATCTCGTCAAAGTTCGACTGGGTGGTGACGCCCTACACCCAGCAGGCGCTGGACGGGCCGAACGTCACCAACATCGTGCTGCAGGATCTGTACCCGGGCTACAACGCGGGACACCTGGGCATCGTGTTCTCCGCCCCGACGTGGGACGCCGTGCTCGGCGCGCTGGCGGCCAACCCCGAAGCCAACCCTGGGGCCACTCCCCTGTCCGCCACCGCGCTGGCCGCCTGA
- a CDS encoding lipase family alpha/beta hydrolase, whose product MTAALLVTLWASAMLWLTAGVAYADDTTSGGSSQGSTESGTSTDKPDKPDPKPAEPTTSVDKPATGKADTPDPDKPVKKPRGTRKHATGQASAPETKPDTKPDTKPDTKPDTKQDSKPDAKSDTESGTAAGDTPAPKAAATTTKKTSAVAAGTASAVTLKLATPSVAPSATATAPNPVRQAVQFVRQMTGLANDVALLAATVVNNLAAAAAATIGPKPFFGVPYHVANAIAGTAATAGKLLTGTPLDADTTSPGRFKVTFGVGDLLGYLNVNKPPAGANDPSIPLTAAHPLPIILIAGTAANAPFNWSVGAPVLANAGYKVFTFNYGNVTDNPNWPVRGTGDIRESAQELADEVDRVLAETGAPKVILIGHSQGGGMTPEYYLNNLNGAAKVSQFIGIAPGNHGADLSGLAYIQNIPVIGRPIFNLMNLLGPAWLQQAVGSPLLEEIYGNGDTRPGVLYTTITTKNDWIVTPYTNQALDGPNVTNIILQDRYPDFNAGHLGIVFAAPTWEAVLGALAANPQANPGTNPAPASAPLAA is encoded by the coding sequence GTGACGGCGGCACTGCTCGTCACGTTGTGGGCGTCCGCCATGCTGTGGCTGACCGCCGGTGTCGCGTACGCCGATGACACCACGTCGGGCGGGTCGTCACAGGGCAGCACCGAGTCCGGCACCTCCACCGATAAACCCGACAAGCCCGACCCGAAGCCGGCCGAGCCGACCACGTCGGTGGACAAGCCGGCGACCGGGAAGGCCGATACGCCCGACCCGGACAAGCCGGTCAAGAAGCCGCGCGGCACGCGCAAGCACGCCACGGGCCAGGCGAGCGCCCCCGAAACCAAGCCGGATACCAAGCCAGATACGAAGCCAGATACCAAGCCCGACACCAAGCAGGACTCGAAGCCGGACGCCAAGTCCGACACCGAGTCCGGCACCGCAGCCGGTGACACACCGGCCCCGAAGGCCGCCGCCACAACCACCAAGAAGACCTCGGCGGTCGCCGCCGGCACCGCTTCGGCCGTCACCCTGAAACTGGCCACTCCGTCGGTCGCGCCGTCGGCCACCGCGACGGCACCCAACCCGGTCAGGCAGGCCGTCCAGTTCGTCCGGCAGATGACCGGACTGGCCAACGACGTCGCCCTGCTCGCCGCCACCGTGGTGAACAACCTGGCCGCCGCCGCGGCGGCCACCATCGGACCCAAGCCGTTCTTCGGCGTGCCGTACCACGTGGCCAATGCCATCGCCGGGACGGCGGCGACCGCGGGCAAGCTGCTGACCGGCACCCCGCTGGACGCCGACACCACCAGCCCCGGGCGGTTCAAGGTCACCTTCGGCGTCGGCGACCTGCTCGGCTACCTCAACGTGAACAAGCCGCCGGCCGGGGCCAACGATCCGTCGATCCCGCTCACCGCGGCGCATCCGCTGCCGATCATCCTGATCGCCGGGACGGCCGCCAACGCGCCTTTCAACTGGAGCGTCGGTGCACCGGTGTTGGCCAACGCCGGCTACAAGGTGTTCACCTTCAACTACGGCAACGTCACCGACAATCCGAACTGGCCGGTGCGCGGTACGGGCGACATCCGCGAATCCGCGCAGGAACTCGCCGACGAGGTGGACCGGGTGCTCGCCGAGACGGGCGCACCGAAGGTCATCCTGATCGGCCATTCCCAGGGTGGCGGGATGACCCCGGAGTACTACCTGAACAATCTGAACGGGGCGGCCAAGGTGTCGCAGTTCATCGGGATCGCGCCGGGCAACCACGGCGCCGATCTGAGCGGGCTGGCCTACATCCAGAACATCCCGGTGATCGGGCGGCCGATCTTCAACCTGATGAACCTGCTGGGGCCGGCCTGGCTGCAGCAGGCCGTCGGTTCCCCGCTGCTGGAGGAGATCTACGGCAACGGCGACACCCGGCCCGGCGTGCTCTACACGACCATCACCACGAAGAACGACTGGATCGTCACGCCGTACACCAACCAGGCCCTGGACGGGCCGAACGTCACCAACATCATCCTGCAAGACCGCTATCCCGACTTCAATGCCGGGCACCTGGGCATCGTGTTCGCCGCGCCGACCTGGGAGGCCGTGCTCGGTGCGCTGGCGGCCAACCCGCAAGCCAACCCAGGGACCAACCCGGCCCCCGCCTCCGCACCCCTGGCGGCGTGA
- a CDS encoding pyridoxamine 5'-phosphate oxidase family protein — protein sequence MALSKEEREQFLAEPHIAALSVYAGDKRGPLTVPIWYQYSPGGQPWLLTGKGSRKHKLIEAAGYFSLMAERLEPTVRYVAVDGAVDRIEPGTDEQLVEMTKRYLAPEKVEPYLEFARREHGENIAVFLKPEHWISADLGSV from the coding sequence ATGGCCCTCTCCAAAGAAGAACGCGAACAGTTTCTCGCCGAGCCGCACATCGCCGCGCTGTCGGTGTACGCGGGTGACAAGCGTGGTCCGTTGACGGTCCCGATCTGGTACCAGTACTCCCCCGGCGGCCAACCGTGGCTGCTCACCGGGAAAGGTTCCCGCAAGCACAAGCTGATCGAGGCAGCCGGGTACTTCTCGCTGATGGCCGAGCGGCTGGAGCCCACGGTCCGCTATGTCGCCGTGGACGGTGCGGTCGACCGGATCGAGCCCGGCACCGACGAGCAACTCGTCGAGATGACCAAGCGCTACCTGGCTCCGGAGAAGGTGGAACCGTATCTGGAGTTCGCTCGCCGCGAGCACGGGGAGAACATCGCGGTGTTCCTCAAGCCCGAGCACTGGATCTCGGCTGATCTGGGCTCGGTGTGA
- a CDS encoding PPOX class F420-dependent oxidoreductase, whose amino-acid sequence MTALTDRVVAFLSEGTRTAVLGWVGTDGRPLAAPVWFLVDGDELVFNTGKDTAKGKALARDPRVVLCVDDSQPPFSFVQVQGVATLSEDPAELLDTATRLGGRYMGADRAEEFGRRNGVPGELVVRVRPTKVHAGFDVAN is encoded by the coding sequence GTGACCGCCCTGACCGACCGCGTCGTGGCGTTCCTCTCCGAGGGCACCCGCACCGCGGTGCTGGGTTGGGTGGGCACCGACGGCCGGCCGCTGGCCGCGCCGGTGTGGTTCCTGGTCGACGGTGACGAGTTGGTGTTCAACACCGGCAAGGACACCGCCAAGGGCAAGGCACTGGCCCGCGACCCCAGAGTCGTTCTGTGCGTCGATGATTCACAGCCTCCGTTCTCGTTCGTGCAGGTGCAGGGGGTGGCGACGCTCAGCGAGGACCCGGCCGAGCTGCTCGACACCGCCACCCGGCTGGGCGGCCGCTACATGGGCGCCGACCGGGCCGAGGAGTTCGGGCGGCGCAATGGCGTCCCCGGCGAACTGGTGGTGCGGGTGCGCCCGACGAAGGTGCACGCCGGCTTCGACGTCGCGAATTAG
- a CDS encoding TetR/AcrR family transcriptional regulator: MTRPPSETRQRIQEAARELFGQKGVQRTSLQDIADRLGITKPALYYHFRSREDLVRSILAPLIEEGEAFVAGHERLRGSARTGPRELLEGYFDFHYRHRADLFLIVAELTTLADLGLIDVMLAWRERLGKLVFGSRPTLAQSARAVIAFGGVQDCCLQFPDTPYESLRRASIDGAMAALGL; this comes from the coding sequence GTGACAAGGCCCCCGTCGGAGACCCGGCAGCGCATCCAGGAGGCGGCGCGCGAACTGTTCGGCCAGAAGGGGGTGCAGCGCACCAGCCTGCAGGACATCGCCGACCGGCTGGGTATCACCAAACCGGCGCTGTACTACCACTTCCGGTCGCGGGAAGACTTGGTGCGCAGCATCTTGGCGCCGCTCATCGAGGAGGGCGAGGCGTTCGTGGCCGGGCACGAACGGCTGCGCGGATCGGCGCGGACCGGGCCGCGTGAACTACTGGAGGGCTACTTCGACTTCCACTACCGGCACCGCGCCGACCTGTTCCTGATCGTCGCCGAGCTGACCACGCTGGCCGACCTGGGGCTGATCGATGTGATGCTGGCATGGCGGGAGCGGCTGGGCAAGCTGGTGTTCGGCAGCCGGCCCACGCTGGCGCAGTCGGCGCGCGCCGTCATCGCCTTCGGCGGCGTCCAGGATTGTTGCCTGCAGTTCCCGGACACCCCGTACGAATCGCTGCGCCGCGCCAGCATCGACGGCGCCATGGCCGCCCTGGGGCTCTAA
- a CDS encoding FAD-dependent monooxygenase — MKALVSGASIAGPVLAYWLARHGIDVTVVERAPALRKTGGHAIDLFRPAMEIADRMGVLPEVMARATGTTRLSLYQPGTSRPTSVDYVKLVGTMSDRHVEIMRDDLSEIFYAAGRDDAEYLFGDQITAITDDGHVEFQHGPARHFDIIVGADGLHSGVRQLAFGKVTEHFLGGYLAVVSVPKSLAVDGVMTGYYAPGQVALLYTADHLDDARGVFIFRTLHTPAFHYDHRDVAAQKNQLRQAFAGTSAEVDTWLAEVEHTPAFYFDAITQLEMPTWSRGRVTLVGDAGYCPGPAVGGSTSLAVYGAYMLADALAKAHGDHVAAFAAYERNMAAPVAGARKLARVNAKTVVPGSRLGVRALLGLAQLITVLPLGVTQSLARLNSKGVRLYDTMPLPD, encoded by the coding sequence ATGAAGGCTCTCGTCTCCGGCGCCAGCATCGCGGGCCCGGTGCTCGCCTACTGGCTGGCCCGCCACGGCATCGACGTCACCGTGGTGGAACGCGCGCCCGCGCTACGCAAGACCGGCGGCCACGCCATCGACCTGTTCCGGCCCGCGATGGAGATCGCCGACCGGATGGGCGTGCTGCCCGAGGTCATGGCGCGTGCCACCGGCACCACCAGGCTGAGCCTGTACCAGCCGGGGACATCGCGGCCCACTTCGGTCGACTACGTCAAACTGGTCGGCACCATGTCCGACCGGCACGTAGAGATCATGCGGGACGACCTCAGCGAGATCTTCTACGCCGCCGGGCGCGACGACGCCGAATACCTGTTCGGCGATCAGATCACCGCCATCACCGACGACGGCCATGTCGAGTTCCAGCACGGGCCGGCGCGGCACTTCGACATCATCGTCGGCGCCGACGGATTGCATTCGGGGGTACGGCAACTGGCGTTCGGGAAGGTGACCGAGCATTTCCTCGGCGGCTACCTGGCCGTCGTCTCGGTGCCGAAGTCCCTTGCCGTCGACGGTGTGATGACCGGTTACTACGCGCCCGGTCAGGTCGCTTTGCTCTACACCGCCGACCATCTCGACGACGCGCGGGGGGTGTTCATCTTCCGCACGCTGCACACGCCAGCATTCCACTACGACCACCGGGACGTCGCTGCGCAGAAAAACCAACTGCGGCAAGCCTTCGCGGGCACGTCGGCGGAGGTGGACACGTGGCTGGCCGAGGTCGAGCACACGCCGGCCTTCTACTTTGACGCCATCACCCAGCTCGAGATGCCGACGTGGTCGCGCGGCCGGGTGACCTTGGTCGGCGACGCCGGATACTGTCCGGGGCCCGCGGTCGGCGGCAGCACCAGCCTGGCGGTGTACGGCGCCTATATGTTGGCCGACGCGCTGGCGAAGGCCCATGGTGATCATGTGGCGGCCTTCGCCGCCTACGAACGCAACATGGCCGCCCCCGTGGCGGGCGCCCGCAAGCTGGCCCGGGTCAACGCCAAGACCGTGGTGCCCGGATCCCGGCTGGGAGTACGCGCGTTGCTCGGTCTGGCGCAGTTGATCACGGTGCTGCCGCTGGGGGTGACGCAGTCCCTGGCCCGGCTCAACAGCAAGGGGGTGCGGCTGTACGACACCATGCCGCTGCCCGACTGA